In Allocoprobacillus halotolerans, a genomic segment contains:
- a CDS encoding tRNA (cytidine(34)-2'-O)-methyltransferase yields MNHIVLVHPAIPQNTGNIMRTCVATHSKLHLIKPLGFSLDDKHMKRAGLDYIKDLQMEIYENWEDFTNRNQGDYHFFTRYSKLCYSDQSYVSDRDQYIIFGHEHDGIPHDILKEHLDECVRIPMDGGARSLNLSNCVAIGIYEVLRQQNYPNLSKVEVQKGADFIYQE; encoded by the coding sequence TACACCCAGCTATTCCACAAAATACGGGAAATATTATGCGTACTTGTGTGGCGACACATTCTAAACTTCATTTAATTAAACCCTTAGGTTTTTCTTTAGATGATAAACATATGAAACGTGCAGGATTGGATTATATTAAAGATTTACAAATGGAAATATATGAAAACTGGGAAGATTTTACAAATCGAAATCAAGGTGATTATCATTTTTTTACACGTTATTCAAAACTATGTTATAGTGATCAAAGCTATGTTTCTGATCGTGATCAATATATTATTTTTGGTCATGAACATGATGGCATTCCTCATGATATTTTAAAAGAACATCTCGATGAATGTGTGCGTATTCCAATGGATGGTGGGGCGAGAAGTTTAAATTTATCTAATTGTGTAGCGATTGGAATTTATGAGGTTTTACGTCAACAAAATTATCCAAATTTATCTAAGGTAGAGGTACAAAAAGGTGCTGACTTCATTTATCAAGAATAG